The following proteins are encoded in a genomic region of Streptosporangiales bacterium:
- a CDS encoding FCD domain-containing protein → MFKRPPTAQEAVLQELRRSILEGELKPGTQIVQDAFAERLGLSRVPVREALKILEGEGQVRYSPHRGYFVTELDISELLEIYRIRELLETEVVCAAAPRLTDEDVARLTAAIDAMAAANEVANIVALTNANRQFHFSLFEASGMHRFVRMIRQLWDSSDPYRSLYFADPAHRAVVDVEHRGIRDAARERDAHTLVRLLNEHRGHAVEGLELVRSWTAPERR, encoded by the coding sequence GTGTTCAAACGACCGCCGACGGCACAGGAAGCGGTGCTCCAGGAGTTACGCCGGTCGATCCTGGAGGGCGAGCTCAAGCCTGGCACCCAGATCGTGCAGGACGCCTTCGCCGAGCGGCTCGGGCTCAGCCGGGTTCCGGTGCGCGAGGCGCTGAAGATCCTCGAAGGCGAGGGCCAGGTCCGGTACTCGCCGCATCGCGGTTATTTCGTGACCGAGCTGGACATCAGCGAGCTGCTGGAGATCTACCGGATTCGCGAGCTGCTGGAGACCGAGGTGGTGTGCGCCGCCGCCCCCCGGCTGACCGACGAGGACGTCGCCCGTCTCACCGCCGCCATCGACGCCATGGCGGCGGCCAACGAGGTGGCCAACATCGTCGCGCTCACCAACGCCAACCGCCAGTTCCACTTCTCCCTGTTCGAGGCGTCGGGCATGCACCGCTTCGTGCGGATGATCCGGCAGCTGTGGGACTCCTCCGACCCCTACCGGTCGCTGTACTTCGCCGACCCGGCACACCGCGCCGTGGTGGACGTCGAACATCGCGGAATCCGCGACGCCGCACGAGAGCGGGACGCGCACACCCTGGTACGCCTGCTCAACGAGCACCGCGGCCACGCCGTCGAGGGACTGGAACTGGTCCGGTCCTGGACCGCCCCTGAACGTCGGTGA
- a CDS encoding helix-turn-helix domain-containing protein, producing MNIRKLSGKFGAHQFQDRFGAGVVTALDLVRLSRAESLQARTNLPIASIGRACSYQDALHFSRRFRAVYGVFPRAYRTEPAVTSPVTTRGLARLVTRLLDDESP from the coding sequence ATAAACATAAGAAAGCTGTCCGGAAAATTCGGGGCGCATCAGTTCCAGGACCGGTTCGGTGCCGGCGTCGTCACCGCCCTCGACCTGGTCCGGCTCTCCCGCGCCGAGTCGCTGCAGGCCCGCACCAACCTGCCGATCGCCAGCATCGGCCGGGCCTGCAGCTACCAGGACGCGCTGCACTTCTCCCGGCGGTTCCGCGCCGTGTACGGAGTCTTCCCCCGCGCGTACCGGACCGAGCCCGCGGTCACCTCGCCGGTGACAACGCGCGGACTGGCCCGCCTGGTGACCCGCCTACTCGACGACGAGTCGCCGTGA